Proteins found in one Populus alba chromosome 14, ASM523922v2, whole genome shotgun sequence genomic segment:
- the LOC118048778 gene encoding glucan endo-1,3-beta-glucosidase 7 isoform X1, with product MVVLPYTVAFLLLSFLQTVKIANSQSFIGISYGQVGDNLPPPSSTAKLLQSTSIQKVRLYGSDPAIIKALANTGIGIVIGTANGDIPGLASDPDFAKSWINTNVLPFYPASNIILITVGNEVMTSNDQNLMNKLLPAMQNVQNALNDASLGGKIKVSTVHSMGVLKQSEPPSSGSFDPSYRDLMKGLLEFNSANGSPFAINPYPYFAYRSDTRPETLAFCLFQPNAGRIDGNTKIKYMNMFDAQVDAVYSALNSMGFKNVEIVVAETGWPFKGDDTDVGPSIENAKAYNGNLIAHLRSMVGTPLMPGKSVDTYLFALYDEDLKPGPGSERLSGLFKTDLTMIYDAGLSTSNQTQSPAASPQPSPTTTTTTTTTSNNNSSTSTSTSTGTGTSTSTGTGTNTISINICSSNNNSSSSSSSDINKVYLIKIFNLGLLYGFTRLSLICLFFYYLQT from the exons ATGGTGGTGCTTCCTTATACTGTTGCTTTCCTACTCCTTTCCTTCTTACAGACTGTAAAAATCGCAA ACTCGCAATCATTCATCGGTATAAGCTACGGCCAAGTTGGGGACAACCTTCCACCACCATCATCCACCGCAAAGCTTCTTCAATCCACTTCAATCCAAAAGGTCCGATTATATGGATCGGACCCCGCCATAATCAAAGCCTTAGCCAACACCGGAATTGGAATTGTTATCGGCACTGCAAATGGTGACATTCCAGGACTAGCCTCTGATCCCGATTTTGCCAAGAGCTGGATCAACACAAACGTGCTTCCCTTCTATCCAGCTAGCAATATCATCCTCATCACTGTTGGCAACGAGGTCATGACTTCCAATGACCAGAATCTCATGAACAAGCTCTTACCAGCAATGCAAAATGTACAGAATGCTCTAAATGATGCATCGCTCGGGGGTAAAATTAAGGTCTCCACAGTTCATTCGATGGGAGTGCTTAAGCAGTCTGAGCCACCTTCTTCTGGAAGCTTTGATCCAAGTTATCGGGATCTGATGAAGGGCTTGTTGGAGTTTAATAGTGCGAATGGTTCGCCTTTCGCAATCAATCCCTACCCTTACTTTGCCTACAGAAGCGATACAAGGCCTGAGACTCTCGCTTTTTGCCTTTTCCAGCCGAATGCAGGACGAATTGATGGAAACACTAAGATCAAGTACATGAACATGTTCGATGCTCAG GTGGATGCAGTTTATTCTGCACTGAATTCTATGGGATTTAAGAATGTTGAGATTGTGGTGGCTGAGACTGGATGGCCATTTAAAGGAGATGACACCGACGTAGGGCCAAGCATTGAGAATGCCAAGGCTTACAATGGCAATTTGATTGCACACCTTCGATCGATGGTGGGCACTCCACTCATGCCAGGAAAATCAGTGGATACATACCTCTTTGCTCTTTACGACGAAGACTTGAAACCTGGACCTGGTTCTGAGCGATTATCTGGACTTTTCAAGACTGATCTCACCATGATTTATGATGCTGGACTCTCTACAAGTAACCAG ACTCAGTCACCAGCAGCATCACCACAACCTTCACCAACAACaaccaccaccactaccaccacCAGTAACAATAACAGCAGCACGAGCACGAGCACGAGCACCGGCACGGGCACGAGCACGAGCACAGGCACGGGCACGAACACCATTAGCATCAACATCTgtagcagcaacaacaacagcagcagcagcagcagtagcGACATCAACAAAGtatatttaattaagatttttaatttaggttTATTGTATGGGTTTACGAGACTTTCTTtgatttgccttttcttttattacttGCAAACTTAG
- the LOC118048778 gene encoding glucan endo-1,3-beta-glucosidase 7 isoform X2 translates to MVVLPYTVAFLLLSFLQTVKIANSQSFIGISYGQVGDNLPPPSSTAKLLQSTSIQKVRLYGSDPAIIKALANTGIGIVIGTANGDIPGLASDPDFAKSWINTNVLPFYPASNIILITVGNEVMTSNDQNLMNKLLPAMQNVQNALNDASLGGKIKVSTVHSMGVLKQSEPPSSGSFDPSYRDLMKGLLEFNSANGSPFAINPYPYFAYRSDTRPETLAFCLFQPNAGRIDGNTKIKYMNMFDAQVDAVYSALNSMGFKNVEIVVAETGWPFKGDDTDVGPSIENAKAYNGNLIAHLRSMVGTPLMPGKSVDTYLFALYDEDLKPGPGSERLSGLFKTDLTMIYDAGLSTSNQTQSPAASPQPSPTTTTTTTTTSNNNSSTSTSTSTGTGTSTSTGTGTNTISINICSSNNNSSSSSSSDINKAYAPDKFQMAL, encoded by the exons ATGGTGGTGCTTCCTTATACTGTTGCTTTCCTACTCCTTTCCTTCTTACAGACTGTAAAAATCGCAA ACTCGCAATCATTCATCGGTATAAGCTACGGCCAAGTTGGGGACAACCTTCCACCACCATCATCCACCGCAAAGCTTCTTCAATCCACTTCAATCCAAAAGGTCCGATTATATGGATCGGACCCCGCCATAATCAAAGCCTTAGCCAACACCGGAATTGGAATTGTTATCGGCACTGCAAATGGTGACATTCCAGGACTAGCCTCTGATCCCGATTTTGCCAAGAGCTGGATCAACACAAACGTGCTTCCCTTCTATCCAGCTAGCAATATCATCCTCATCACTGTTGGCAACGAGGTCATGACTTCCAATGACCAGAATCTCATGAACAAGCTCTTACCAGCAATGCAAAATGTACAGAATGCTCTAAATGATGCATCGCTCGGGGGTAAAATTAAGGTCTCCACAGTTCATTCGATGGGAGTGCTTAAGCAGTCTGAGCCACCTTCTTCTGGAAGCTTTGATCCAAGTTATCGGGATCTGATGAAGGGCTTGTTGGAGTTTAATAGTGCGAATGGTTCGCCTTTCGCAATCAATCCCTACCCTTACTTTGCCTACAGAAGCGATACAAGGCCTGAGACTCTCGCTTTTTGCCTTTTCCAGCCGAATGCAGGACGAATTGATGGAAACACTAAGATCAAGTACATGAACATGTTCGATGCTCAG GTGGATGCAGTTTATTCTGCACTGAATTCTATGGGATTTAAGAATGTTGAGATTGTGGTGGCTGAGACTGGATGGCCATTTAAAGGAGATGACACCGACGTAGGGCCAAGCATTGAGAATGCCAAGGCTTACAATGGCAATTTGATTGCACACCTTCGATCGATGGTGGGCACTCCACTCATGCCAGGAAAATCAGTGGATACATACCTCTTTGCTCTTTACGACGAAGACTTGAAACCTGGACCTGGTTCTGAGCGATTATCTGGACTTTTCAAGACTGATCTCACCATGATTTATGATGCTGGACTCTCTACAAGTAACCAG ACTCAGTCACCAGCAGCATCACCACAACCTTCACCAACAACaaccaccaccactaccaccacCAGTAACAATAACAGCAGCACGAGCACGAGCACGAGCACCGGCACGGGCACGAGCACGAGCACAGGCACGGGCACGAACACCATTAGCATCAACATCTgtagcagcaacaacaacagcagcagcagcagcagtagcGACATCAACAAA GCGTATGCTCCCGACAAATTTCAGATGGCTTTGTAG